The window TATGCATCCCTTTGGAATCTGTTGTAACCGTTGCTGCCATTGGTCATGATTCCAAAAGGCTTGCTCAGCTTCACTGACTCCAGTAATGTGAGGGTCATCAATCAGCGTTTCAAACGCGCATCCTAAATGGACTAACCGAGTTTGATCGAGGGCCGCCGCAACAACCGGAACATCGGTCAAGACTGGACACCCGACTTTCAGCGCATCCCGTGCAGCCGCGATCGCATTTTGGCTTAACTGAACCGAGTTCACCAAACTGACATCGCCACACGCCAGCACCAATTGATGCAGCAAATGGACGGTGATTTCAGAATAACCAGACAAATCAGGCAGCAGGTGTTGTAGGGATTCCTGAAATGCTTCTGGATGAGTATTTGTCTCTGCATCCAGGTTAGTCCATAACTGATCGAGTTTTCCTAACCCCTCTTGGGCATCTACATCCAGTTGCTTCAGTTGTGCTAGGGCTTCAGCTTGAATGATTTGGCAGTTTTGATCACGTCCCAGCAATCCCTCCAAAGCAGATGCTGTTTGGCGGAGCCGGGTGATCTGCTGAATCACAGAGCGATATTGCTGCTGCAACTGAATCATCAGGGTTGGATCGACGGTCTCTTCTGAATGGCTGTCTAGAAGTTGTCGAATGTGGGATAACTGAAAGCCTTGCTGTTTCAAAGCAATGACCCGCTGTAGCCGTTGCACATCCTGCTGAGTGTAGAGGCGGTAATTGCCTTCTGAGCGTTGTACTGGGGGAAGCAATTTGAGCGTGTGATAATGGCGTACCATGCGAGGGGTAACGCCACCGCCCACCGCATCCGTCAGTTCTTTAATCGTCAAGTGTTCGGTCTTCATCCTTTCAGTTTACTCAAAACCTTGACATTGACACTAATGTTAAGGTTTAGGCTGAAAGGGTAGGAATCTGACGTAAAAAAACATGGTTGCGGCTACCCGTTTTACTTCTCGATTTACCAACCTTTTCAAGGAACACCCCGATGCAGTCGCCGCGATCACCTGTGGAGTTCTGGTATTTTTAGGCTGGCAAATGCTCAACTTTGGTTGGCTGGGAGTTGCCCTTTTCATTCTGACGGCGGCTTATGTGATTGGTGGGTTTGAAAGTGCCCGCGAAGGGTTGACAACCTTATTTAAGGAAAAAGAATTCGATGTAGACCTGCTAATGATTGTGGCAGCGTTGGGAGCCGCAGGTTTGGGACTCTGGCGACAAGAATATTATCTGATTGTGGATGGGGCGGTTCTGATCCTGATTTTTGCCATCAGCGGGGCGTTAGAAGGGTATGCGATGCAACGGACGGAGCGTAGTATTCAGGGATTGATGAGCCTAACCGCTGATACGGCGCGAATGGTGCGGAATGGGCAGGAGAGAATTATCCCCGTTTCAGAACTCAAAATTGGGGATCAAGTTCTGATCAAACCAGGAGAATTAGTGCCAACAGATGGCTTAGTTATAGAAGGATTTAGCACTCTCAACCAATCTTCCATTACAGGAGAATCGATTCCTGCCGAGAAAACGGTTGGGGATGAAGTCTTTGCAGGTACGATTAATGGTCATGGCGCACTGCGGCTCAAAATTCATCAACCGCCCGAAAGTAGCTTAATTCAGCGAGTCATTCGTCTGGTTCAGCAAGCCCAAACGGAAGCACCGCCTTCTCAGCAGTTCATTGAACGATTTGAGCG of the Allocoleopsis franciscana PCC 7113 genome contains:
- a CDS encoding precorrin-8X methylmutase, translating into MKTEHLTIKELTDAVGGGVTPRMVRHYHTLKLLPPVQRSEGNYRLYTQQDVQRLQRVIALKQQGFQLSHIRQLLDSHSEETVDPTLMIQLQQQYRSVIQQITRLRQTASALEGLLGRDQNCQIIQAEALAQLKQLDVDAQEGLGKLDQLWTNLDAETNTHPEAFQESLQHLLPDLSGYSEITVHLLHQLVLACGDVSLVNSVQLSQNAIAAARDALKVGCPVLTDVPVVAAALDQTRLVHLGCAFETLIDDPHITGVSEAEQAFWNHDQWQQRLQQIPKGCILVIGYAPSVLLTACKLIEQQQIQPALVIGMPIGFSHAPAAKRRLMATSIPSVTIQGSLGGSLLAAVTLNALVETLIEKPDCHCYLTRT